The Pseudomonas sp. R4-35-07 nucleotide sequence GGCTTCGAACAAGTCCGCCACCAGGCCGTAATCAGCTACCTGGAAGATCGGTGCTTCTTCGTCCTTGTTGATCGCAACGATCACCTTGGAGTCTTTCATACCGGCCAAATGCTGGATCGCGCCGGAGATACCGACGGCGATGTACAGCTGTGGCGCCACGATCTTGCCGGTCTGGCCGACCTGCATGTCGTTGGGTACGAAACCTGCGTCGACGGCCGCGCGCGAGGCGCCGACCGCTGCGCCCAGCTTGTCGGCCAGGGCGTACAGGTGCTTGAAGTTGTCACCGTTCTGCATGCCACGCCCGCCGGAAACGACGATCTTGGCAGCCGTCAGCTCAGGGCGATCCGACTTGGCCAGCTCTTCGCCGACAAAGCTGGAAGTGCCAGCGTCGTGGGCTGCGGCAACCGCTTCAACCGATGCCGAACCACCTTCAGCGGCAACCGGATCGAAACCGGTAGCACGTACGGTGATGACTTTGACCGCAGCGTTGGACTGTACGGTAGCGATGGCGTTACCGGCGTAGATCGGGCGCTTGAAGGTGTCGGCGCTTTCAACCGAGATGATCTCGGAGATCTGGTCAACGTCCAGTTGCGCAGCAACGCGAGGCAGGATGTTTTTGCCGTTGGACGTGGCGGCGGCCAGGATGTGGCTGTAGCCAGCGCCCAGCTCTGCAACCAGAGGGGCAACGTTTTCCGGTAGCTGATGCGCGTAGGCGGCGTTGTCTGCATTGAGCACTTTGCTCACGCCAGCGATTTTCGCGGCGGCTTCAGCCACGGGGCCAGCGCCCTGGCCTGCTACCAATACGTGGATGTCGCCACCGATTTTAACGGCTGCGGCCACGGTGTTCAGGGTGGCCGGGGCCAGCACCTTGTTATCGTGTTCGGCGATTACGAGGATAGTCATTATCAGATCACCTTCGCTTCGTTTTTAAGTTTCTCGACCAGTTCAGCCACCGACTTGACCTTGATGCCCGCGCTGCGTGCAGCCGGTGCTTCAACCTTGATGGTCTTGTTGGTAGAGGCGGTGGAAACGCCCAAAGCGTCTGGAGTCAGCACTTCAAGAGGCTTCTTCTTGGCTTTCATGATGTTTGGCAGGGACGCATAGCGCGGCTCGTTCAAACGCAGGTCGGTGGTGACGATGGCCGGCAGGTTCAGGGAAACCGTCTGCGCGCCGCCATCGATTTCACGGGTCACGGCAACCTTGTCGCCGCTCACTTCCACTTTGGAAGCGAAGGTGCCCTGGCCGTAACCGGTCAGTGCAGCCAGCATCTGGCCGGTCTGGTTGTTGTCGCTGTCGATGGCTTGCTTGCCAAGGATCACCAACTGAGGCTGTTCCTTGTCGACAACGGCCTTGAGCAACTTGGCCACGGCCAGGGAGGTCAGCTCTTCAGCGGACTCGACCAGGATGGCGCGGTCGGCGCCCAGTGCCAGGGCGGTACGCAACTGTTCCTGGGCAGTGGTCGGGCCGATGGAAACCACGACGATCTCGGTCGCCACGCCTTTCTCTTTCAGGCGTACGGCTTCTTCCACGGCGATTTCACAGAATGGGTTCATCGACATCTTGACGTTAGCCAGGTCGACGCCGGAATTGTCCGCCTTGACGCGAACTTTCACGTTGTAATCGACAACGCGTTTGACAGCTACAAGAACCTTCATGGATTCCTCGTTACTCTCCGGTGAAAAGAAAGTCGCCTAGGCAAGCCTGGCGGTTGATGCTCATCGGCACACAAGGGCACCTCCAAAAACGTCAGCGGATGACTCGGCGATGGGAAAATGATGACCGTTCGTCAGGGGTGACTGAGAAGTCATTCTTTATCGCAGTGTGTAAACTGCGCGCCAGCATACGGCGCGCGTCATCTGTGGTGCTTTTGGACGTGCTCTTGAAACCTGCACTCTGCCTACGGTAAGCGCAAAACCGACCGTATATTGACCGGAACGCCTATTCTGGTCAATACGGCAAAATGGTCAGTCATAAGCCGCGTTGCTTTGATTTACCTAGGCTGCGGGCAATTCAAACAAACGTTTGTATTGGACGCTGCCAGTGGTGTAGATATAATGCGCCACCTAGAGAGAAAGGTGGGTCTTGCCGTTGCTGCAGGGCCGTACCGAACCTCCACCCATCAGAAAAAAAGCCTGTTGAGCCTTGAGTAGGAGATAGCCTGTGGAACGCGAATACATGGAATTCGACGTGGTCATCGTCGGCGCTGGCCCGGCTGGCCTGTCCGCCGCCTGCCGACTGAAGCAGAAGGCCGCCGAAGCCGGTAAGGAAATCAGCGTCTGCGTGGTCGAGAAAGGCTCCGAAGTGGGTGCACACATCCTCTCTGGCGCGGTCTTCGAACCGCGCGCGCTGAACGAACTGTTCCCGGACTGGAAAGCTCTCGGCGCGCCGCTCAACACCCCCGTGGTGCGTGACGACATCTATGTACTGCGCAGCAGCGAGACCTCCACCAAGGTTCCGGACTTCTTTGTGCCCAAGACCATGCACAACGAAGGCAACTACATCATCTCCCTGGGCAACCTGTGCCGCTGGCTCGCCCAGCAGGCCGAGAACCTGGGCGTGGAAATCTACCCGGGCTTTGCCGCCCAGGAAGCGCTGTTCGATGAAAACGGCGTGGTGCGTGGCATCATCACCGGCGACCTCGGCGTCGACCGCGAAGGCAAGCCCAAGGAAGGCCTGTACACGCCGGGCATGGAATTGCGCGGCAAGTACACGCTGTTCGCCGAAGGCTGCCGTGGGCATATCGGCAAGCAACTGATCCAGCGTTTCAACCTGGACAGCGACGCCGACGCCCAGCATTACGGCATCGGTCTCAAGGAAATCTGGGACATCGACCCGGCCAAACATCAGCCAGGCCTGGTGGTGCACACCGCCGGTTGGCCGCTGGATATCATGGGCAACGAGAACACCGGTGGCTCGTTCCTTTATCACCTGGAAAACAACCAGGTGGTGGTCGGCCTGATCGTCGACCTGTCCTACAGCAACACCTTCCTGTCGCCGTTCGATGAATTCCAGCGCCTCAAGCATCATCCGGTGCTGGCCCAATACCTGGAAGGCGGCAAGCGTGTCAGCTACGGCGCCCGCGCTATCGCCAAAGGCGGCCTGA carries:
- a CDS encoding electron transfer flavoprotein-ubiquinone oxidoreductase; translated protein: MEREYMEFDVVIVGAGPAGLSAACRLKQKAAEAGKEISVCVVEKGSEVGAHILSGAVFEPRALNELFPDWKALGAPLNTPVVRDDIYVLRSSETSTKVPDFFVPKTMHNEGNYIISLGNLCRWLAQQAENLGVEIYPGFAAQEALFDENGVVRGIITGDLGVDREGKPKEGLYTPGMELRGKYTLFAEGCRGHIGKQLIQRFNLDSDADAQHYGIGLKEIWDIDPAKHQPGLVVHTAGWPLDIMGNENTGGSFLYHLENNQVVVGLIVDLSYSNTFLSPFDEFQRLKHHPVLAQYLEGGKRVSYGARAIAKGGLNSLPKMIFKGGALIGCDLGTLNFAKIKGSHTAMKSGMLAADAVADRLFAESEGGDELTAYVDSFKASWLYEELFASRNFGAAVHKYGAILGGGFNWLDQNIFGGKLPFTLHDTKPDYACLKLAKDSQKIDYPKPDGKLSFDKLSSVFISGTNHEEEQPCHLKLKDPSIPIGTNLPLYDEPAQRYCPAGVYEVVTKEDGEKRFQINAQNCVHCKTCDIKDPSQNITWVTPEGAGGPTYPNM
- a CDS encoding electron transfer flavoprotein subunit beta/FixA family protein, which codes for MKVLVAVKRVVDYNVKVRVKADNSGVDLANVKMSMNPFCEIAVEEAVRLKEKGVATEIVVVSIGPTTAQEQLRTALALGADRAILVESAEELTSLAVAKLLKAVVDKEQPQLVILGKQAIDSDNNQTGQMLAALTGYGQGTFASKVEVSGDKVAVTREIDGGAQTVSLNLPAIVTTDLRLNEPRYASLPNIMKAKKKPLEVLTPDALGVSTASTNKTIKVEAPAARSAGIKVKSVAELVEKLKNEAKVI
- a CDS encoding electron transfer flavoprotein subunit alpha/FixB family protein, whose product is MTILVIAEHDNKVLAPATLNTVAAAVKIGGDIHVLVAGQGAGPVAEAAAKIAGVSKVLNADNAAYAHQLPENVAPLVAELGAGYSHILAAATSNGKNILPRVAAQLDVDQISEIISVESADTFKRPIYAGNAIATVQSNAAVKVITVRATGFDPVAAEGGSASVEAVAAAHDAGTSSFVGEELAKSDRPELTAAKIVVSGGRGMQNGDNFKHLYALADKLGAAVGASRAAVDAGFVPNDMQVGQTGKIVAPQLYIAVGISGAIQHLAGMKDSKVIVAINKDEEAPIFQVADYGLVADLFEAIPELEKLV